ACGGCAGCACCATGTAGTCGGCCTCGGCCATCCACGAGCCCACCTCGTCGTGGGGGACCCGGCCGGTAAAGGCAATGCGGTCGGTGAGCCGCAGCTTGCGGACGAGGTCTTCGAGCTTCTCGCGCTCGGGGCCGTCGCCCACAATCCAGAGGCTGTGAAGCGTGCCGCGGTCGCGGAGCTTCGCCATGGCCTCGATGAGCACGTCCACGCCCTTGAGCTCGCGCAGGCTTCCCACAAAGACCCCGCGCGGGCGCGGCAGCTCGGGCCGGTCCTGTCCGCGCGGGCGGGTGGTCTTGACCGCCACGCCCGAGGGAATCACCCGCACGCGCCCTGGCGGCACGCCCATGGCGATGACTTCCTCGCGCAGCGCCTCGCTCACCGTGGTGACGAGCGCCGCGTCCATCAGGACCGGGCGGCACAGGCGCCCGGCAAGGGAACTCTTTTTCGCGAGCTGAATGTCGCTGCCGCGCGCGGTGAGCACGTAGGGGACGCCGCGGCGTTTTCCCACCAGGCGCGCGACCCAGCCGGCCGGCAGCGTCCAGTTGGCGTGGATGACATCGGCGCCGGCGCTGCGCTTCCACGCAGCGATCAGGAAGCCGAGCATGAAGAAGGGAATGAGCAGCGCCATCAAGCGGCTCGACCGCAGGTTCTCTGGAATGCCGCCGGGCCCGTAGGCGAGCTGCTCGAAGGCGCGCAGGAAGTAGGGGAAGCGCCAGACCTGCAGGTTGGCGTGGTTCTCGTGGCGCGGCGCCTCGGGGTGGCCCGGCGCCACGACGTCGACCTTGTGCCCCCAGGTAGCCAGCGGCAGGGCCATCTTCTCTACGAAGATCCCCGCATAGTCGCCCCGGTAGAGGGGGTAGGAGGAGGTCAGGATTGTGATCTTCAAGGGCTGCCTGCTTTGCATTGCGCGCTGGAACAGATGCTCTCACTCAAAGCACACGCACGGGCAAAGGGGAAGGGGGGCTGCCGCCGGGGGCTGAATCCGTGCTGGACGGCGCCGAAACAGGTGCTAAAATAAGTGCTGATATATGTGCTAAATTAGGTGCCG
Above is a genomic segment from Chrysiogenia bacterium containing:
- a CDS encoding glycosyltransferase, whose translation is MKITILTSSYPLYRGDYAGIFVEKMALPLATWGHKVDVVAPGHPEAPRHENHANLQVWRFPYFLRAFEQLAYGPGGIPENLRSSRLMALLIPFFMLGFLIAAWKRSAGADVIHANWTLPAGWVARLVGKRRGVPYVLTARGSDIQLAKKSSLAGRLCRPVLMDAALVTTVSEALREEVIAMGVPPGRVRVIPSGVAVKTTRPRGQDRPELPRPRGVFVGSLRELKGVDVLIEAMAKLRDRGTLHSLWIVGDGPEREKLEDLVRKLRLTDRIAFTGRVPHDEVGSWMAEADYMVLPSFSEGRPNVVYEAFAVGTPVVATNIPGTSELIADGERGLLVPVKDSAALAEAMEKVGGNEVLSQHLAEMGSAWLAAQGLTWDACARSYLAAYEAAVPAS